GCAATAAAACCAATTTCCTGAAATTCTCTACGATAGCGTGACCATTCAGCCATCAGACAACTACAACATAAAGTTTGAgaattaacattaataattttattgcattGATCTACACatttaactttaaaaaaattaaaaaagtatattaatttacttaGGGACATTCAAAGGATTTTCACTACCAGTAGCAGCACGTGCAACTGCAACTAATCTGTATAGTGCATGTTGATATTGGCCTCTCATAACTTCAAATTCTATTGAATTATAAGATGTATCAATTAACCCTATTTCATGAAGCTTATCGCATATCtctgaaaattaaaatataattatatcgtaaactaaaatacgtttttataatatactttttatataatttaattcatagaaaatttctataaattacTAAAATAAAGTTTATTCCTCCGAACAGTATCGCCTTCAAACATTGTACATATCTGTTTAATTAACGATTCAATTAGAAGACTGATAGAAGAAATAGTTGCAGGAACAATTTGTCCATTGTTTTGAGTTTCAGTTCTGCTGTCCCATCGAATTGTCGTCTTGGTATTATTACctatcataaaattttcatccttttatcattattcaatccatttatacattaaattatacGCATTGgataaatttgaaagaaaagttattaACCTTTTTTCAAGCATAAACTAAAATAAAGACAACAGAATATCTCGAAATTCAttagttaaaattattaaaataaaaatattttttcgaagaatatCACTACAAAGGATTTAAAAATGAGCGGGCTAATAGAGGTTAAGTCACTTACCTCTGTCAAATTTTGTTATAGTCATTAAATTTGACCAGGGATTATTATCTGGCACTGCTTTACGTTCCATATTTTAATTggcaataaatatttcttcaataaaatatttattttacatcttTTTAAACGACTACATTCTGAAAGCAAAAGTTGCAATGCATTGTGTAAATCTTTTCACGAGTAGGCCCGCCAATAAtgatttcttataaattcatttttgttaGACGCGTGAAATCTTGATTATCGATTACATTTGTAATAAGTTCAACTGCCAATtgtcaatataataaatattgataaataatataattacacaATAGTAAAATTATccaagtaaataatattaaaaatattggtTTCTCTATCGTATTTCCAATCAAATTTGAGTATCATCCAATTGCAGCACAATTGCAGCGATTAATTCCCTATAGTGGGGGATTCCTTTTCTAGATATTATTATCCtcatatattatctttatgtTATCCTTTTCTGCTAGTTTAGAATAAAGTGTTATatgacaataatatataaatatgtatatttatagatcttcttcttttaagaTGGATTACTTGAAAGTGTTAGTTACATTTGGACAAACTTTATTCTTACATTGGAAGATAACGGAATGCATTCATTACCTTAGACCTTCTGGAAACAAAATTTGGAATACAATCGAGTGGAATACAATCTTCTGGAATACAATTACAAGGATAGCAGTATTCAGAAatcatctatgtatataattactatGTCATCTTTAAATACACAAAGAATCCTGAAATATAATCAAGAAGATTGCAATAAccagaaataatttatataattataaaatagatatatttataaggataatactttaagaaataatttagatttaaTGTTACCTGTAAATTTTCTTGtaacattttctaataatatacatttgtattatattatattttagttatacataaaataatattactgtAAGTTACATTATATACCATAGTAGTAAACAAGCAATTTTTGTATTtggcaattttattttaaaaagtagcaattttatattgaaattacttTCTCGCAAACTGAAACAATAGATTCATTAAAAGTACATTAAAATCTTTAGGACTATTAAGATATAATAGAGcaagatataaatatgcaaGAGTTGCTTGTTTAATAGTATAgaacatacataatataaattactaagttatagaaatattataagaacattttcatgtaaattttataaaaatagtattaataaaagcAACTTAAGTGAAAttcagtattatttatttacttcctGATTTATATGAACCTAATACTCCTGCACACGGgatttgttaatttatattgtcctattaaaaaattacaactcCGCATAGTACAGAAAATTTTCTCAAAAATCTAGATATGTATCAGAATCATTTGATGTGTGAGAAGGTGCACTTGTGCCAATCACTCGAAAGATATACGCCCTTGgtagaaaatataaactatTGGTTCATGAACAATTCTTTCCAGCAAATCGAGCCTCATATACGGGTAACGTGATGTGCCGAGAGGTAGGATGCGGCCAATCAACGCTAAGGTACACGTCCTTTGTCAGAAAATGCCAACTATTGGTTCCGCGAAAATTCCTtccgcaaatcaggatttgtaggCGGGTCACATAACAAAAGAAGAGGTGGCAGAATGAACTATTGGTTCCAAGAAAATTCTCGCCGTAGAGCAGGCTTTGTACGCGGGacacatgatatgcgaagaggtggcacgggTAGATAGTTAGTACTGAATTCCAGGAATCTCGTCGGAAAGCAGGCTTTGTACGCGGGacacatgatatgcgaagaggtggcacgggTAGGTAGTTAGTACTGAATTCCAGGAATCTCGTCGGAAAGCAGGCTTTGTACGCGGGacacatgatatgcgaagaggtggcacgggTAGGTAGTTAGTACTGAATTCCAGGAATCTCGTCGGAAAGCAGGCTTTGTACGCGGGacacatgatatgcgaagaggtggcacgagcgacctattgttttcgaggaattCTCGGCGGAGAGCAGGCTTTGTACGCGGGACACATGTTAtgtgaagaggtggcacggGTAGGTAGTTAGTACTGAATTCCAGGAATCTCGTCGGAGAGCAGGCTTTGTACGCGGGACATatgatatgcgaagaggtggcacgagcgACCTATTGTTTTCGAGGAGTTCTCGGCGGAGAGCAGGCTTTGTACGCGGGacacatgatatgcgaagaggtggcacagGTAGGTGGTTAGTACTGAATTCCAGGAATCTCGTCGGAGAGCAGGCTTTGTACGCGGAacacatgatatgcgaagaggtggcacgagcgACCTATTGTTTTCGAGGAGTTCTCGGCGGAGAGCAGGCTTTGTACGCGGGacacatgatatgcgaagaggtggcacgggTAGGTAGTTAGTACTGAATTCCAGGAATCTCGTCGGAGAGCAGGCTTTGTACGCGGAACACATGATATACGAAGAGGTGGCACAGGTAGGTGGTTAGTACTGAATTCCAGGAATCTCGTCGGAGAGCAGGCTTTGTACGCGGGacacatgatatgcgaagaggtggcacgagcgACCTATTGTTTTCGAGGAGTTCTCGGCGGAGAGCAGGCTTTGTACGCGGGACACATGttatgcgaagaggtggcacagGTAGGTGGTTAGTACTGAATTCCAGGAATCTCGTCGGAGAGCAGGCTTTGTACGCGGGacacatgatatgcgaagaggtggcacgagcgACCTATTGTTTTCGAGGAGTTCTCGGCGGAGAGCAGGCTTTGTACGCGGGACACATGttatgcgaagaggtggcacagGTAGGTGGTTAGTACTGAATTCCAGGAATCTCGTCGGAGAGCAGGCTTTGTACGCGGGacacatgatatgcgaagaggtggcacgagcgACCTATTGTTTTCGAGGAGTTCTCGGCGGAGAGCAGGCTTTGTACGCGGGacacatgatatgcgaagaggtggcacgtgctATTGTGTGAATCACAGGGAAGATTTAAGCCTTTGTTGGAAAATATGAACTATTAGTTCCGGGAAAATTCTTTATGGAAGGTTTTTTTTGATGAAAGGGATgatagaaattaatagaaaatacatCAAATTTCTGTTTAcattctacttttttatttttgttttctttatataatacatagaaaataaattctattcgataattatacagatatttcttatatcatGTAAACTtattatagtaaaatataatataaggtacattataatataaatagtatataatacaatgaaatataatatataatacaattttttattatattttccaatTATATAATGGAACGTAATTTAATGTAATCTAatgttatatgtaaaatatattttattggatacatattattttttatgtactaTATGTAAGTGTATAAACGTTTCAagaactttttaattattttctgcTTTTTATTCAACTAATTTCACTATTGTTATGTTTTCATGGCCTTAATATCCATCTTCGGTATAAacttgtatattttcttttttcttcttcttatcttcttttttcatcttacaTGATGATGccatattattcttttccaaGTACTGCTCTCAACGTAgtgaaataagagaaagatgaagtcAAGAACTGAAAATACAaacaacaaatttaatattttgttgttattaacTTTTCTATACGAACTTGTCATACAATaattaaaggaaataaaattttaattatgaaatgtGTACTTACTGAAGCATAATATTGAAGACAAAATGGCATTTTCAGCTTTCCAACATGAATTGTTTCAAATTTTTGCGATCTCATGATACATTGTACAAGATTTCTTCTTACACAAGGATTAGTTTTCAACCAGTTCGAATTATATACATCCCAGGAGATATTACTACTctaaacaaaataagaaaaagatctaGGATAAGTATAACTATACACAAACAATATTTGTAAGGAAAGAATTTTactgtatttattaaattatctgcAGGCCAGGCAGAAATTAGGAGTTCTGTACTGGCCACACATACAATGAAGACATATTGTATCTTAACTGCCGTTGATTGTTGCtattgttaagaaaaaaaaaattaattatgatataacagtaattttacataatataatttataatattaattttttataataaaattacatatatatattatataataatatattatataataaaaatattgttttattaataactgTGCTCTTTAGCTTACATCGACGATATTTAAACCAGCAAAGATAATACCCATCGTAGTCGTTAGTGTGGTAGTTAAAATCAAATGCAAAATAACATCTTTGGTTTCAGCTGCATATCTGAAATGTAATTAGGACTTTTTCCTTAGACGATGCAATGCCACGTTTGCGTTCGTTACCTGAGAATTTCCTGATGTTTTTTTAAGCAAGCATTCAATTCTTTCACCTTTTTAAATCCTCTGATATTCTTTGATAGTACTTCGAATTTAGCACCGACGTACCAGAGAAGAGCAGCAAGTTGACAATCAATACACATACCAGCCGAAACCTGTAAACCTACTAAGGTCTGatgaagaaagattatttcacgAATCGGAGAATGATCTACAGAAAAAGGATATTTAGCATTAGTTGGAAATCTCTGGTACGTATATAGTGGACTACAGATAACTATGATTGCTGTTAAATAGCATAAACTCGTGTAAAGTAGGTGAATatatttgcatttatttatgtatctttcaaatacaattttttcttgacTAGTTTCAATTTTGCAAGATTTCTCCAAGTCGAAGAGTAaagactaaaaaaagaaaaagaatattagatAACTAGAAAATTTTGAATGAGCTGGTGATTGATACAagtcatacatatttttttctgaaatattttgGATATAAATCCGAAATatctcaaaaaaatatattctgaaTTACGtattcaacaaatatttttttaacgaaacataaacacaaaaaaaagagttaaaaatgtttatagcaCGTGATAAAATATGTCTTTTAATATCTCGAATGACTTAGACCACTTTTATAATCACcaactttaaaaaatatatgacaaaaaataattatgataactTACTTGAAATCGAGAACGTTCAAGACGACAGAGTATCATTTTAAAAGTGATTTGTGCAACAGCACAAAACAGACAGATCGATTTGGTCATGACAATGGAGTCAGTACGATTTTCATAAATAGCATTTATCaatggaaataaaaggaacaGAGCGTTGGCGAAAAGGACATACCAAGAGAgttcaaataaaatgatatgagAACGCGTTGCCTTTGGTGAAGGTGGCCAACAGGCAGTCAAGATAACGCTAgcttttaaaaagagaattgCTCTTTCTGCAGATATTTTAATCATCGTTTtgaactcttcttcttcaagtaTCTACTATAACGTTTGTATATGTTAACACtacttcatttctttcatgaTACTTCCTTCTGAAGAGAAATGGTTTATTAATAATCCTCGAACGAGTAGATTGAAAGACTGACTGACCGACACGTTAACTCCTccttttaataaatgaaaatttcctTCTAACGTTCCACATCCAATCATTTGCtttgaaattatatctttCAATGATAATAAGTACATATGTTAGGTGTACATTCGTAtcgattttttactttaagtACAGACTATCGTCCatcatgaaatattatttcacgtTATAcggacgagaagaagaaagggttGAACCTTTATGGAGATTCCTTTTGCGATGAGTAAAATTCATTATCAGAGAGTGAATGAAATGTAAGAAAGActtgtattaaaaagaaacacagtAAGTACTCATATTTAAAagtacataaaagaaaaaaaagctttttttattattcacgaTATCAGTATAcgattcttttaaattattatattgaataatattttatgaatgaattattatgtatatattggtataattgatataatatcaaataatatttctacatTGAAAaactttcttaaaaaaaaatttcttttatgaaattCCTGTGTCACTATCACTAAGCATAGCTTGTAGTACAGTGAAGTGCGAAAACGATATTGATACGaactaaaattatatatatatatatatatatatatatatatatatatatatataaaacatattaaaaatcattctaTATTAACTCTATATAtgcttatataatatttaacaaattattgatatatatttgctTATTTGCTGGCCAAGTACGAATAAGAAGTTCAGTACTTGCACTGATCACTTGCAACATATTGAACCTTAACTAATGGTTGTTGCTATCATTATCAATAAATAGCATTTCTTACTGTTGGCCTTCTGCACAAACTAGGAAAGggtttatatcgattaataagtTAAAGCTATGCTTGTTGAGAGTACTATGTAATCAACGTGTAGTTAGTTCTGTACAATTACCCATCGTAAAAGAGGGTACTTTTATGTAGAAGTAAAATATCGTTTGATTCAACGTATCGATATAAGTACATacttgcttctttctttcagtttatatgtacgtatgtattacaAGTCTAGTCTGGGGTGTGCAAGATATCTTCGGAATAAAATGTTCTGAAGTTATGTGAAGGAAGATAGAACAAATTGATAAGatggacgaagagaaaaaatgaaaaaaaagtaagtatAATTAACAATGAGACGAGATTAagtcaaattttatttttctatcatttgtCTCATTGTCATGAAATAAGATGAAATCGTGTAAaaaaactgtaaaaaaaaaagtagatagatatatttagtTCAAATtatcaaatgaatttttctaatagatattagttgattattatttcttacattTGCATAATATTCGAGAGTTAAATTGGGAAGCAGACCACCCATCGAAATCAAAATTGGTTTTTGGcttcttaatattataatgtgtACGTCGATTGCCATTTTGGAGGAATCTTCGAACCATTTTGAACTATATGCCGACGTCGCGAGTTTCATACtctaaaaaaatgatttataattattagtagTATACAAGAGATAAATTTACAACAATATATacagaaataagaaaatattcataccatttcttttaaatcgtcAGCAGGTAAAGCTGTAACATATAATCTTTGATAGCTAGCAATCATCATGCAAATAAACTGTAGTTCTACGTTTATGGGTTCATGCTGTAAGAGCAATGTTTATTCATACCGaccaattaattattttggcgattaatacaaataaaattaagatatttttataagttttatataacGCACGTGAAGGAGCGAAAATGTCGCACCGATTGCAGTTGCGCCCATCGTCACGTTCGTtttgaataataatgtttGAATAACTTTTTGTGTTTCGGATATGAAACTAAACATAGAgcgaaagaaagtaaaagagagattagaattaaaaattatggccagcaaataaataaattataatttgtacttgcttcaatattttttgatgTTCCTTAGCACAATCTTTTAGTTTATATTTGTCCGCAGCATTTTCAAGTTTCAATCCTAAGATTTCTAATTTAGTAGCAGAGTACCACATCAACATGGCTATCATAAAATCCACACAAACGCATAATGCAgtttgaaagagaagaatcgtGTCCAATATGTATATCGGAATTTTAACGAACAATGATTTTAAGTCAAATGGAAACATAGCATCGCCAGGAACGTCATTCTCTGTAAAGAAtggagtaaaagaaaatgcaatggCCGCTGCAACGTTTGATGCCGCCATTGTTGTTGAGATGGTCGAatgatctatatatttttgcatGATGGCTTCCTCCTCGGTAttgcaatttttaataaattcttccACTTCTTCCATGAGTTTCTATCCAATAATTTCAAGTATAATAcattcaataaaataacataagtaatatcgaaatatgaCGAACAAAGATTCCGTTACCTGTAAACTAGTCCTTTTGAATCTGCATAAAATTAAAGCAAGTATAACATCTATGAGAGTAGCTGTTTCGCATAAAGGTTTCATTAAAGTAACAACGTCTTttccatttatataataataatcggcATAAAATAAAGccaataatattagaaatgcATTTAACATTCCTAAAATCCAACCAACATCTCGTAAGACCATTTCAAAACGTCCTGCTTTCTGAGATCCCGGCCAAGTACTGGTAAAATTTCCggttaaatttaataaacgaaGCATTTGATTCGGTTTGATACGAAGTAGTAccattatcgaaaatttttcagtAACTATCAAAGGAGTGATACTATCGAAACGAAACTACACTAAGAACGCTGCAAAGTtattaactataatatatGAGTGCAATCATTTAGATCGATAAGTTATTAATCATTACCGACCCCTAAAGGTAATTATCTTTAATTGTCGCTACGTGTTGCTACGATCAAAAGCTGgctatttaattataaagtataatcTCCCGCATGACTTTCTCTGCtactttaaattaattctaacTCTATTCGCGCGTGGTGTCTATaccatcgttattatttaatacgcTATTGTAGACTTCAAAAACATTGTCTGAAAATTGATAGTTCTACTAATTATCTAATGATGAATTTTTGACGATAATTTGACGCTTTGCAAGAAATTTACTAAGAAATCCATTTCCAGTATAGAGATAATTATTAGATAGATCGGTATATACCATCGGTTGATAATCTTCTTAATTAAAGGGTAGAACGGACGTCGTAAAAATGTCTCATCATTAATTCAATCTTCGAAAGGTAGTGCAAAGCAAGCTATGttgcatttttaaaataagcgcgtaaaaaaatttctttgacaGAGGGCAGTGATATTAGCGACTCTCACGCCGTCTATCGACGAACCATGTCTAATCGAACGTTTTCTTTACtcgtataaattttgttattttcttatcgtatatatacatatacatatatatatatgtatatatataaacatatatctGTTAAAAAATCGAACTTTTGGCGCGTTGTACGTCGTGTGCCCAAAATGTCTCTTTACTCGTCCTTGTCGTTGACTGTATGggtattgaaaattattgtgTCCAAGAATAAGTGGTCCTTGTGTTTGGGTATCGTTTCTTAACGTATGCATCGcattataatcatataaaagaTCTCTTTATTCTACgagtattttatacatttttcaatcTGTTTTCTTTAGGTGTATCTCCTTCACATGTATGTGCGCGCGAGTGTTTGTGcgagtattataatattcaattaataatattaagtgGACGAGTGAAATGTAcattatgttaaaaataatcgaaataacgaagaaCGATGTACCGTCCAATGCTAAACATCTTCCAACGATTGAATCGGTGAGACGAGTGGATCATAACTTGacatataatgaattttttcacaAGTTTCTTATTAACAACGAACCATGTATTATCGATACCGCGATCACCGAAAGTTGGCCATGTAGGCAACAGTGGGTATTAAAAGACGCGCCAAATTTCGAATTTCTCGGTAGACTGTTCGGTGAGCGCTGGATGTTACAACGGAATcgaaattatatgtattttttttcttacttcgtcttttttaaactattttttatcattttacagGTCAATGTCTAGTACCTATATCTGATTGTAAAAGGAGATATTACAATTCCCAACTTAAGAACGATATGAATATGCAAGAATATTTGGATTATTGGGTTAAATATAGAAACAGTGATTATACATCCGATATGCCACTTTTGTATCTGAAAGATTGGCACTGTACAAAAATCTTCTCTGATTTAGTTTATTATGAAGTACCGCATTACTTTGCATCCGATTGGTTGAATGAATATTACATTGCTAAGCCTGAATTAGATGATGATTATATGTTTGTTTATATGGGACCAAAAGGAACAtggtaaataaaattgtacacttcattttgtatatctcatttataagattattcaaacaatatatcttttttactttgtccTACAGGACGCCATTGCATGCCgatgtatttttttcatatagcTGGTCTGCCAATATCGTTGGTAGAAAACGTTGGTTACTTTTTCcaccaaaagaagaaaataaatttcgtgaTTCATACGGTCAATTGGTATACGATGTACTTTCTGAAGATCTTAAGGATCATTCTAAATATAAAGAGTATGATAGTCaaaatttaaaatgttttGATGTAATACAAGAAGCTGGAGAGATTATGTTCATTCCATCAGGATGGCATCATCAAGTCTGGAATTTGGTAAGTATCTTTTGATATGCAAATCAAATATGACTACTTTAAAACAAGCCAAGTGTCATTCAATAGGAAGATACTATTTCTGTGAATCATAATTGGATCAATGGATGTAATATACGTACCATATGGTTGAGTTTGAAACAACAATTATCTTCCGTTATGAAAGAAGTGGAAGATTGTAAAGATATGGTTAATTGGGTTGAACATTGTCAATTAATGTTGAAAGTTTCTCATGGaatgaattatatacaattctactcttttatatctttcatcgCAACGAAACGTTTAGATTTTATTACGAAAGGAAGTAGGGTTAACTCCTTCAGGAAATACGAGTTTGGAATAAATCATTGTTCCTTTGATCTTACCATGTTAAAAACTGTTTTGGAAGATTTTATCATCGAAACTAAGGAGAAATCAATTTATAGTTTAATATCTGCAGATGACCAACCGAtcaatttattagaaaaaatcaattttgtaCTTCAAGACGAAGATAAGTAATATCACTTTATATACAGAATGATTCACTGTGATTTTaccgatcgatattttcgatatcgattaTTGCGACATCTAGCGATGAGATTTTTGAATTAACTTTGAAAATGTCTCCCTGAGGATAGATAACACTTTTCACTCGTGTAAAAAGCACACCGAtttgtaaatacttttaattagatataaaaaaaagagggctgcaataaaattttattttttcatactttttctaaCGTTCATTTATacctaattcttttttttgtttcaatccaatttttaatagtttaaACTATCTATCTTTGATTGTgttaaattaatgataaaaatatacatccTTGATAATAGTTAAGAGtaaaacgattagaaaaacTTTCAGGAAAATTTCAATTCCATTCTAAAAATAAACCTGTCAATTATTATACGTCCACTTGTATCTCAatatcttcttcatcttcggaAAGAATAGTTTTTCCTTCGACATTTTTCGTCGAGTCTTCTAATATTTTCTGAGGAATCTCTTTTTGAGTCGAATCTGGATCAGCGAtcgacgaattattattttctccttgTTTAGTATGTCGCCATTTCATTCGTCGATTTTGAAACCAAACTTTTACCTGAGAG
This DNA window, taken from Vespula vulgaris chromosome 19, iyVesVulg1.1, whole genome shotgun sequence, encodes the following:
- the LOC127070846 gene encoding uncharacterized protein LOC127070846 — encoded protein: MIKISAERAILFLKASVILTACWPPSPKATRSHIILFELSWYVLFANALFLLFPLINAIYENRTDSIVMTKSICLFCAVAQITFKMILCRLERSRFQSLLFDLEKSCKIETSQEKIVFERYINKCKYIHLLYTSLCYLTAIIVICSPLYTYQRFPTNAKYPFSVDHSPIREIIFLHQTLVGLQVSAGMCIDCQLAALLWYVGAKFEVLSKNIRGFKKVKELNACLKKHQEILRYAAETKDVILHLILTTTLTTTMGIIFAGLNIVDSSNISWDVYNSNWLKTNPCVRRNLVQCIMRSQKFETIHVGKLKMPFCLQYYASFLTSSFSYFTTLRAVLGKE
- the LOC127070879 gene encoding odorant receptor 30a-like; the protein is MVLLRIKPNQMLRLLNLTGNFTSTWPGSQKAGRFEMVLRDVGWILGMLNAFLILLALFYADYYYINGKDVVTLMKPLCETATLIDVILALILCRFKRTSLQKLMEEVEEFIKNCNTEEEAIMQKYIDHSTISTTMAASNVAAAIAFSFTPFFTENDVPGDAMFPFDLKSLFVKIPIYILDTILLFQTALCVCVDFMIAMLMWYSATKLEILGLKLENAADKYKLKDCAKEHQKILNFISETQKVIQTLLFKTNVTMGATAIGATFSLLHHEPINVELQFICMMIASYQRLYVTALPADDLKEMSMKLATSAYSSKWFEDSSKMAIDVHIIILRSQKPILISMGGLLPNLTLEYYANVRNNNQLISIRKIHLII
- the LOC127070913 gene encoding 2-oxoglutarate and iron-dependent oxygenase JMJD4: MYIMLKIIEITKNDVPSNAKHLPTIESVRRVDHNLTYNEFFHKFLINNEPCIIDTAITESWPCRQQWVLKDAPNFEFLGRLFGQCLVPISDCKRRYYNSQLKNDMNMQEYLDYWVKYRNSDYTSDMPLLYLKDWHCTKIFSDLVYYEVPHYFASDWLNEYYIAKPELDDDYMFVYMGPKGTWTPLHADVFFSYSWSANIVGRKRWLLFPPKEENKFRDSYGQLVYDVLSEDLKDHSKYKEYDSQNLKCFDVIQEAGEIMFIPSGWHHQVWNLEDTISVNHNWINGCNIRTIWLSLKQQLSSVMKEVEDCKDMVNWVEHCQLMLKVSHGMNYIQFYSFISFIATKRLDFITKGSRVNSFRKYEFGINHCSFDLTMLKTVLEDFIIETKEKSIYSLISADDQPINLLEKINFVLQDEDK